Part of the Phragmites australis chromosome 23, lpPhrAust1.1, whole genome shotgun sequence genome is shown below.
TCGTCGTCGGTACGTGTCCCCTGAGCTAGGTAGACAAAAATCCTACTCATTATCGATTCACGTCCTGGCATCCATTCAATTCATCATCTGCCTCTGCCTGTCTGTCGGTCAGTGTTATCTAGATATATGTTTAGGTACCGAAATCTAATTCAGATTTAGAGTAAAGAAAATTTAGATATATAAATACAATTCGAAATGCAACTTAAATTTGATATGTCTGATTCGATAAAAAATGAGATACGGGTGTCCGAGTAGCACTGCTGTCCGTACAACTCCGACAAGGTCCGTGCTGTCTTCCTCATCGCGAATCGTGACTACTCCGAACGTGGTTGATGACTCGACGGTCGATCCTCCCTTTGGGCCGCCACTTTTGACTGCTCCGAACTCCGAACTCTGTCCAAATTGATCTCAACCGGACAGAAACCAGAGCAGTACTCTACTCGCAGATTTGATGGGCAGTCGTCAGCTGATCTCGCCGGCCATCGTTCATCCGACCCATTCCTGCCGATTTCTCAAAACCCAATTTGCTTTCAAGTGCtgcaaatttaatttttcaCAAGCCGGCATATGCTTTCGTCCGTTCACAAAGGGGCAAAAAGAAAATGCAGAGTCATATTGCCGTGAATATTCAGCTTGTCACTTGTCAGTAGTTATTTTTCACCTCCAGGGAAGTGTTTGGACTTGTGTGAGTGATGCAGCATACATGGCTATGGCTTGGTGCCGAGCAAGATTGAGTGGcttaggctgtgtttgtttgctgcttctgaaactgcttctgctactggcagaagccagaacaaacgaggttctggagaagtagcttctggagaagccagaagcctgtttctgaggaaaatgaactaaagttgagaagctcgctgagatgtgcttctctgagaagctatgtgctgagaagccaaaaatttattgtagaagccaacaatctatttctaaaaacagcttttcagaaaaatcaaaagcactgcttttcatagaagctcaaaagcagaagctcaaacaaacacggccttagTACAAAAGGATTAAATGGATCGATCTCACGATTCATTGTCAAGGACGTACTGTGCTTTCTGCTCTGTCCCCGTCGAATTTGGCTTCATCTTAACGTATCGTAGGGTCTAAGTAGCATTACATGTTGATGCTGCTACCCATTCTACTACTACTTTATTAGATCAGATAGGAGAACACACACATGCTTTGGTTTGGTGCATTGGTTAAACACTTTAGCTGAGTGCGGTGGCGGATGCAgagaaaccaaataaaaatgacTTATgcacctctctccctcttctttattctcttccttctctttctcctcttcttcttctccatctctcctctccctcatacatgataaaaaaattattgagagGCTCAGTGGACTTTCATTGTAGTCACCCTAGGGGTtaaaattttgacaaaatttcagtgaaattttacgaattttagaagggaataaaatatctaattttaaaattttctttcactgacatatgaaagaaaatttggctgaaatttgatgaaatttcacTAATTTGGATCTTTTcgctgtaaaaaaaaattataaaatgaaattgaaatctCTGGCCTCTCTGGCTGAGTGCACTGCACCTGAGAAAAGTATTTGATCAATCAATCAGTCTCCTTaactttcttcttgttcttcagttgTTCTCAGCAGAGCTGGAAACATGCACGAAGATACATTCTATCAAAAGAtagatttttcttgttgctccgCGAtggaaaggaaataaaagaCATGGAAATGGCAGGCAACCAAACGAAAAGGGCTTGTTTTCTTTTAAGAAACGCAGCAATTAACGATCCAGATTGTTGCAAGTTaaatgggagagagagaaagagatgttTTCTTCGATCAAAAAGCATGGTGATCAGTTCAGAAATCGTCTTAATGAAGAAGTAAAAAACAGGGAAATCGTCTTAAAGCAAATGCATTCATAGGAGTATCAGGATTTCAATtctgttttacaattttttcgttCACTagcaaaattcacaaaatttcgaTCATTTTTCGTGATCACACGTATCAGTGAAACAAAATTTCGAAACTGAATATTTCATTTCTCTCTGAAATTCCCAAAATTCATAATATTTCACCAAAATTTCGGCAAATTTTTTTAACCACTGGCGAGTATGCAAGCCGAAATTAGCAACAGAGACTGATGAAAAAAGATGCTCGTGGATAATCTGGCCATCTTATCTTAATTATGCTAGCTTACAGGCAGAGAAAGATGGTAATTAGAAGAGAGTATCCCAAGACTCCAAGGTCGGGAAGCCACAGTTGGTAGCACTTTGGTAAGGCCCTCCTCCTAAACCATCCGCCGGCGCCAACGCAGCCGAGCCGTCGCACGGCGCGTCTGCCCGGGCGGGTCCGCCGAGCAGGAACGCCGACGTGTCCAGCGTCGGGAGCGTCAGCGCGCCGGGGGCGGCGGAATCAGCGCGAGCGGGGACCGGGCGGCAGAGGAGATCGGGCGGAGGGAGCGGCAGGTCGTCGGCGCCGGTGACCTGGTGGACCACGCGGCGGAAGCTGGCGGGGTCGGTGCTGATGTAGGTGGTGGGCAGCCTCCGCGACGGGCGCGCGCGGCGCTTGGCGACGCGGCGGGCGGAGGGCGCGACGGAACGGAGGTGACGGTGCAGCGGCACGGTCGCGGGCggcggggagggagagggagccgAGGCCGCGAAATCGTAGAGGAGGCCGTGGTGGTCGGCTGGGAGCCAGGGCGGCGgcgtggtggtggcggaggaggaggagggtgcgTGGCCGTGGGTGGAGTCCATGTGCATGGCGGTCATGAGCATCCTGCTGCAAGCTCTTGCTGTGCGAGGAGAGGAGATTGCAGGCAGCAGCGGAGATGATCAGATGCGTGCGGAGTCAGACGGAGGAGGGGCGCCTGTCGTATTTATGGAGTACAGAGCTCCAAAACCCAAGTGCACACTTTAATGATCCCGTTTGACAGAATTTTAAGtttatctaataaaataaagtgatttaaatatttatttttaatttaaaataaaaataagatgacTAAATCAAAGACCCTCTGCTCATAActtcagctccaaaaatttACGAAGCTAAAAATaactagctctaattttctttttaactAGAACTCTACCAAACTAGCATAATATATTCGAGTCTATATGGTACACATATTTAGAACTGGTGATGCACAAGAAATTAATTTAAATTGCTATTGTAGCTTAGGATGTAGCGGGGGGCTGGCAAGTCGCCATCAAACTCGCAAGCCTTTCAGCATGTGACTCACCGTTTGCGAATTTTTTCAGAATATGCCAttctcgttttttttttcctctcattTTCAGTTTCTTTTTCACCTGGCCTGACGAAACTGCCCCTGTACCTCACACGATTGTGAACAAATTCGTGGGCGGAGTTGCACATCCTAAAAGTCTTGCGAATTTGATGGCAATTCCTGTGAGACTTGATGGCAATTCTGAAATCTCTCCGACTTAAACAAGATTGATCCCTATGTAATCTCTATTGACATCAGTCAAACAGAAGCAGTATACATTGTTTAAAGGTTGAAAAGGGCCGGAATGCTTAAACTTTAGTAGCATCGATcaaatgttatatatatataattgcaGATGTGGATGGTTGTTACTGTGGGCAGCACCGTCCATGCCCCAGGAATTGAATTGTAGGGCTAGCCAGTAGCCGACCATGCAATAATCTGTGTCATGAGCTTGCTGCCTGCCTGGTTACCTATTTTAGCATAGAAATTGATTGGACACGCACTATGTACGTACGTAACAAATTGGTCCAAGATTTTGGATCCACACATGTAGGTGTAGGAGAGCGCACGTGAGTGTAATGTGCGTATGTATTTAAAAAAGACTTTGCATGCAATGTATACAATTCTCGTGCCACACACCAAAAGTTTCTTGCTCCTGTTTTGTCATTTACTTATATTGGGACCGCTGACCGACCGGTCGATGTATGTATGAATTCATACCGACGCTCAAGATCAATGACAACCGGATTCCTGTTGCTAACCATGCATACATGTGTTATTGATTTTGATCGAGGAATTAATACTTTAGGGACAGACTATTGATCAGGCGATTGTTTCTATCCGAATTTACAATCGACAAACGTGAGCCATTGGATGGACTCTATCCGAATTTACAGTCGACGAACATGGGCTGTTGGATGGACATCCAATGGCTCACGGGTCATTTCTCCCTATCCAGTAAAACCGTGTCTATTGTCTTTCTACCTTTTCAACAGCTCTATACCCTCGCCCTTTACCCGCATGGCTCTTGCCATCTCCGGCGATATCGCCGCCACAAAATCCGCACCCGTCGTCCTACCATGCTAACCCGATATCGTCGGGCTGCTTGCTCGCCTCTTCCATAGCCAAAACCGTCTACCGGTCATCCTCTGTCACCCGCTGTTGGTGGCGCCCCACCCTCCGTCTATCGCCACCACCGGACTGGCCGCCTCCCAAGTCCATCCCTCTAACACCAGTAAAAGAAAACCCCTCCACCACTAACTCGTTGTCGGCACCATCAACGGTATGTCAGGCTATTTTCAGTCGGCTGACGTACATGAAACGTGAATACTTAAAGATTTTACCCTTGATGTGTACCTGCTGTCTCTGTTGAGTGCATCCATCTAGCtagttttaatttgttttggACTTCAAAATGCAAACGCATGCAAACATGTGTGCTAGGTTTGGCCTGGTGATTGATTAGCTTGTGTGAATGGTTAGCTTtggtcaaattcaaatttgggaCCACATGCCACTGCAGATCTCGCCCCTACGACATGACGTGCAAACCAATTTACTCAAATAAGTACTAGCTAGTGGCTGCCGGATACACAATATACTCCATTTTGACGGTTCAGATTAATTATTGCATGCCACGAGAACAAATCTGATCAACTAGCAAATCAATCCAAAAAT
Proteins encoded:
- the LOC133906267 gene encoding calmodulin-binding protein 25-like; translated protein: MLMTAMHMDSTHGHAPSSSSATTTPPPWLPADHHGLLYDFAASAPSPSPPPATVPLHRHLRSVAPSARRVAKRRARPSRRLPTTYISTDPASFRRVVHQVTGADDLPLPPPDLLCRPVPARADSAAPGALTLPTLDTSAFLLGGPARADAPCDGSAALAPADGLGGGPYQSATNCGFPTLESWDTLF